Proteins found in one Candidatus Nitrosopelagicus brevis genomic segment:
- a CDS encoding transketolase family protein, whose amino-acid sequence MTDEFGDMRTAYGKALNELGEQDRNIVVLGADTTDSLKTSGFGKNFPDRFFNVGIAEANLVSVAAGLAYSGKTSFASTYAIFLPGRCVDQIRNSIAYPSRGEKKGLNVKLVTSHGGLSVGPDGGSHQTIEDIAIMRVIPNMKVLIPADAVAVSKLTKNIAQIYGPFYMRMARSKVPTVYSDSQEFEIGKGITLRDGNDCTIAATGITVKMALDAADKLQQAGISCRVIDCFTIKPIDKDILEKAARETGGIVTCEEHNVMGGFGSAVTEVVSESYPVPIRRIGAQDKFGESARDNEIPQLLEKHGITSINIEKTVKDIRSKQ is encoded by the coding sequence ATGACTGATGAATTTGGTGATATGCGAACTGCATATGGAAAAGCATTAAATGAATTAGGTGAACAAGACAGAAATATTGTTGTTTTAGGTGCAGATACAACTGATTCATTAAAAACATCTGGATTTGGAAAAAATTTTCCTGATAGATTTTTTAACGTAGGAATAGCTGAAGCAAATTTAGTATCTGTTGCTGCAGGATTAGCTTATTCTGGAAAAACATCATTTGCAAGTACGTATGCAATATTTTTACCAGGACGATGTGTTGATCAAATAAGAAATTCAATTGCATATCCCTCAAGAGGAGAAAAAAAAGGCTTGAATGTAAAACTTGTAACTTCTCACGGTGGATTATCTGTTGGACCTGATGGTGGTTCTCATCAAACAATTGAAGATATTGCAATCATGCGCGTGATTCCAAACATGAAAGTTCTAATTCCTGCTGATGCTGTTGCTGTATCAAAACTAACAAAAAATATCGCACAAATTTATGGTCCATTTTACATGAGAATGGCAAGATCTAAAGTCCCAACTGTCTATTCTGATTCTCAAGAATTTGAAATTGGAAAAGGTATAACGCTAAGAGATGGAAATGATTGCACAATAGCTGCTACTGGAATTACAGTAAAGATGGCTTTAGATGCAGCTGATAAACTTCAACAAGCTGGTATTTCATGTAGAGTGATTGATTGTTTCACAATAAAACCAATTGACAAAGATATCTTAGAAAAAGCTGCACGAGAAACCGGTGGAATCGTTACCTGTGAAGAACATAATGTAATGGGCGGATTTGGTTCTGCTGTGACTGAAGTTGTTTCTGAGTCATATCCTGTTCCTATACGTAGAATTGGTGCACAGGACAAATTTGGTGAATCTGCTCGTGATAATGAAATTCCACAATTATTGGAAAAACATGGCATCACATCAATTAATATAGAAAAAACTGTCAAGGATATCCGTAGTAAACAATGA
- a CDS encoding ASCH domain-containing protein has protein sequence MKCLSICQPFAELIIQGKKTIELRKWNTKFRGEFLVHAAKNILEDDCKRMKISPKAVTTGAIIGKVNLVDVKKYDSDKELKADKKKHYSISDNTKNKYGFILEKPKKLRVPIEYLGKLNFFEFHPDEIKNNDVKLDLFEEEHRYMWINRH, from the coding sequence ATGAAGTGTCTTTCAATTTGTCAACCATTTGCAGAATTAATTATTCAAGGTAAAAAAACAATTGAGTTACGAAAATGGAATACAAAATTTCGAGGGGAGTTTTTAGTTCATGCTGCCAAAAATATACTTGAAGATGATTGTAAACGAATGAAGATTTCACCAAAAGCAGTAACTACAGGTGCCATAATTGGTAAAGTGAATTTAGTAGATGTTAAAAAATATGATTCAGATAAAGAACTCAAAGCAGACAAGAAAAAACATTATTCAATTTCAGATAATACAAAAAATAAGTATGGATTTATTTTAGAAAAACCAAAAAAATTACGAGTTCCTATAGAATATCTTGGAAAATTAAATTTCTTTGAATTTCATCCAGATGAGATAAAAAATAATGATGTCAAATTAGATCTTTTTGAAGAAGAACATCGGTATATGTGGATAAACCGTCATTAA
- a CDS encoding leucyl aminopeptidase, producing MRVRAETGLSIKKKTSILCAFSIEDTNVAIGLGKFNKKIDQTISQSLQEIKGKKGKIAIIHSHKEISSERILIAGLGKKNKLTSDVIRDVTGNITKKIHELGIKEFTIITPEKISIKNDQVVSAIVEGANLSLYDFDLYKKEKSNKKEPDLTLLTSDKNAQKIIKNSITISDAVKFTRDVANLPPNECPPAKLGEIAKQIANQNKMKCTVFSKNEIKSKRLGGVTAVGQGSKNEPRFIILEYRNGKKEQKPILLVGKAVTFDTGGISLKPGEKMDEMKFDKCGGCTVLGVMKAISELKLPINVIAIVPSVENMPSGDAFRPGDIVKLFNGKTAEILNTDAEGRLILADGLAYGIKHFQPSSVMDFATLTGACIVALGTNVAGIVSNNAKLASKVKSSSAKTSEEVWELPINDDYMDMVKSKVADIRNLGMGRAAGTITAAAFLANAVGNVPWVHFDIAGTAWIQPSTKSKSYNSHGATGFGVRLVVDYLMNQK from the coding sequence ATGAGAGTTAGAGCAGAAACAGGCCTTTCAATAAAAAAGAAAACCTCAATTTTATGTGCATTTTCTATTGAAGATACAAACGTTGCAATAGGATTAGGAAAATTCAATAAAAAAATAGATCAGACAATTTCACAATCATTACAAGAGATAAAAGGAAAAAAAGGTAAGATCGCAATTATTCATTCACATAAAGAAATCTCATCAGAGAGAATCTTGATTGCAGGATTAGGTAAGAAGAATAAATTAACATCAGATGTAATTAGAGATGTTACAGGAAATATTACAAAAAAGATTCATGAATTAGGAATTAAGGAATTTACAATTATCACACCAGAAAAGATTTCAATTAAAAATGATCAAGTTGTATCAGCAATTGTAGAAGGTGCAAACCTTTCATTATATGACTTTGATTTATACAAAAAAGAAAAATCAAATAAAAAAGAACCGGATTTAACACTATTGACATCTGATAAAAATGCACAAAAAATAATTAAGAATTCAATAACAATATCTGATGCAGTTAAGTTTACAAGAGATGTTGCAAATCTTCCGCCAAATGAATGTCCTCCAGCAAAATTAGGCGAAATTGCAAAACAAATAGCAAATCAAAATAAAATGAAATGTACTGTATTTTCAAAAAATGAAATAAAATCTAAAAGACTGGGCGGTGTAACAGCAGTTGGACAGGGAAGTAAAAATGAACCTAGATTCATAATTTTAGAATATAGAAATGGGAAGAAAGAGCAAAAACCAATTTTACTTGTAGGTAAGGCTGTAACTTTTGATACAGGTGGAATTTCTTTGAAGCCAGGAGAGAAGATGGATGAGATGAAGTTTGACAAATGTGGAGGATGTACAGTATTAGGTGTAATGAAAGCAATTTCAGAATTAAAACTTCCAATCAATGTGATAGCAATTGTTCCTTCTGTTGAAAATATGCCAAGTGGAGATGCATTTAGACCAGGAGATATTGTCAAATTATTTAATGGAAAGACTGCAGAGATTCTAAATACAGATGCAGAAGGAAGATTGATTCTAGCAGACGGACTTGCTTATGGAATAAAACATTTCCAACCATCTTCAGTAATGGATTTTGCAACACTAACTGGAGCTTGCATTGTAGCATTAGGAACTAATGTGGCAGGAATTGTAAGTAATAATGCAAAACTTGCATCAAAGGTGAAATCATCATCTGCAAAAACATCAGAAGAAGTTTGGGAACTTCCAATAAATGATGATTATATGGACATGGTAAAATCAAAGGTTGCAGATATTAGAAATCTTGGAATGGGAAGAGCTGCAGGAACTATTACAGCTGCAGCATTTTTAGCAAATGCGGTAGGAAACGTACCATGGGTTCATTTCGATATTGCAGGAACTGCATGGATACAGCCATCTACAAAAAGTAAATCTTACAATTCACACGGTGCAACAGGATTTGGTGTCAGATTAGTAGTAGATTACCTAATGAACCAGAAATAA
- a CDS encoding tetratricopeptide repeat protein, whose protein sequence is MTGLFNNPRRRLRTLVKKKKYDEALEYGHGIEKGLEHDPDIAFIIGTIYYIKGNPEKTLEYMDKTLEIGMFDLDALAIKASVYLNLKNKEKVIECCNKIKELDPKNKSLIEIEDELKKI, encoded by the coding sequence TTGACTGGTCTATTTAATAATCCACGACGTCGTCTTCGAACACTTGTTAAGAAAAAGAAATACGATGAGGCACTAGAATACGGACATGGAATTGAAAAAGGACTTGAACACGACCCTGATATTGCATTTATCATTGGAACAATCTATTACATCAAAGGTAATCCTGAAAAGACATTAGAGTATATGGATAAAACTCTAGAAATTGGAATGTTTGATCTTGATGCTTTAGCAATCAAAGCTAGTGTATATCTTAATCTAAAAAACAAAGAAAAAGTAATTGAGTGTTGCAATAAAATAAAAGAATTAGATCCAAAAAACAAATCTCTAATTGAGATTGAGGATGAGTTAAAGAAAATTTAA
- a CDS encoding ribulose-phosphate 3-epimerase has protein sequence MGLNYYQIKKNVLQARKLVIRGTSIAGSGHPGGSFSMAEIMGCIFYNHLKFDPKNPEWEDRDKLILSKGHASPGLFSNMAVAGYFEESQLDTLRQFGSKLQGHPDLKCPGVEFCGGSLGIGLSYSIGNALAAKLDQKDTHIFTVMGDGESDEGQVWEAAMTAAKYNVDNLTLILDRNFIQQDSYTEKIMPLDESLDGDELSEMWKDASRWKTGDKWRSFGWNVIEVDGHRIEQISDALNRAKSVKGMPSIIIARTIKGKAVEHMEDNPQWHGKAPHPTLVPVINEELDSQFMIAPSIIAGDMTNLKNEVKRCDDGRADYIHLDVMDGQFVPNSTFDHTKIKELRPLTVIPFDTHLMINEPVRQIQNYIDAGSDIVTVHAEVCDESSFGEIHDLLKSNKVGVGLAINPDTSMPDWSKKFISSLDQIIVMSVVPGKSGQKYIENTHEKTKNLMINLKENGFAGYIEADGGVTLDNIGQCFADGARVFVGGSAIIGQTDVRLVIREFRNQVLRTRRKLLIQKANELGGTELVNKWIDLHVIGKKKDELQQIATELGFQ, from the coding sequence ATGGGCCTAAATTACTATCAAATTAAAAAAAATGTTCTTCAAGCTAGAAAATTAGTTATTCGTGGAACCTCAATTGCTGGTTCAGGTCATCCTGGTGGTTCATTTTCCATGGCTGAAATCATGGGCTGCATTTTCTATAATCATTTAAAATTTGACCCAAAAAATCCTGAATGGGAAGATCGAGATAAGTTAATTTTATCAAAAGGTCATGCTTCTCCTGGTTTATTTTCAAACATGGCAGTAGCTGGATATTTTGAGGAATCACAATTAGATACATTGCGACAATTTGGAAGTAAATTACAAGGTCATCCTGATCTAAAATGTCCTGGTGTTGAATTTTGTGGTGGATCTTTAGGTATTGGATTGTCTTATTCAATTGGAAATGCATTGGCAGCAAAACTTGATCAAAAAGATACACACATTTTCACAGTAATGGGTGATGGTGAAAGTGACGAAGGTCAAGTTTGGGAAGCTGCAATGACTGCTGCAAAATACAATGTTGACAATCTAACACTAATTCTTGATAGAAATTTCATACAACAAGATTCTTACACTGAAAAAATCATGCCGCTTGATGAATCACTAGATGGTGATGAACTTTCTGAAATGTGGAAAGATGCTAGTAGATGGAAGACTGGTGATAAATGGCGTTCCTTTGGTTGGAATGTAATAGAAGTTGATGGTCATAGAATTGAACAAATTTCTGATGCACTTAACAGAGCAAAATCTGTTAAAGGCATGCCATCAATCATTATAGCTCGAACAATTAAAGGAAAAGCAGTTGAACACATGGAGGACAATCCACAATGGCATGGAAAGGCTCCACACCCTACACTTGTTCCTGTGATTAATGAGGAATTAGATTCACAATTTATGATTGCACCATCTATAATTGCAGGTGATATGACTAATCTGAAAAATGAAGTAAAACGATGTGATGATGGACGGGCTGATTACATCCATCTGGATGTAATGGATGGTCAATTTGTTCCAAATTCTACTTTTGATCATACAAAAATTAAAGAGCTAAGACCTCTAACTGTAATTCCATTTGATACACATCTTATGATTAATGAACCTGTTAGACAAATTCAAAATTATATTGATGCAGGAAGTGATATTGTAACTGTTCATGCTGAAGTTTGTGACGAATCAAGCTTTGGAGAAATACATGATTTGTTAAAATCAAACAAAGTTGGAGTTGGCTTGGCAATAAACCCTGATACATCCATGCCTGATTGGAGTAAAAAATTCATTTCTTCACTTGATCAAATCATAGTAATGTCTGTTGTTCCTGGAAAATCAGGGCAAAAATATATTGAAAACACACATGAAAAAACAAAAAACCTCATGATAAATTTGAAAGAAAACGGTTTTGCTGGGTACATAGAAGCTGATGGTGGAGTAACTCTAGATAATATTGGTCAATGCTTTGCAGATGGTGCACGTGTATTTGTTGGTGGTAGTGCTATAATTGGTCAAACTGATGTTCGATTAGTAATTAGAGAATTTAGAAATCAAGTATTAAGAACGAGACGAAAATTGTTAATTCAAAAAGCAAATGAACTCGGAGGTACTGAATTGGTTAACAAATGGATTGACTTGCATGTTATAGGCAAGAAAAAAGATGAATTACAACAAATAGCAACGGAGCTTGGATTTCAATGA
- a CDS encoding pyridoxal-phosphate dependent enzyme, with amino-acid sequence MSDSALMEKFEQEVWSKVPHREEKDGKVEIVNATPLTDLTEDLKECAKTVYDVDISGKDFKVYGKFDGTLLTGSIKVRPAVNIIHDAITTGKITSGTTVIEATSGNFGIALGLLSKIGVTAIALVSRKLQEGVFKELRNGNIRIMDLDMDICPAPGMESKQDELVAKATAANVRSQMIELGFEPETFDNNIADIETLLAKKDIINLAKFLAKIYNLFCPEQYDNDLNVDAHRTVTGVEIDQQLHENGESLENFNIVCTFGTGGTSGGLSRYFDEKYGKKGVHVIFPPDQQDVAGIRTVGNADGLKYYDPEKYAGKHQIDFEQAKPLLKFFVDKGHDMGESSALELYAALQMIYNNGGNYVVMICDGIGKYRKNFEKIGNSITPNQVSQQDVSSSANDYDKVIWIHTQYTPKEEGIELLAKSLGIDKSKIIVPNARTAQELLSGQQVPEEIDQALQESQGKSLMVCMAGRTSLMAANVLADKGIQTDSLTGGITGLPESQTKDLSEIIEQASQF; translated from the coding sequence ATGTCCGATAGTGCACTAATGGAAAAATTTGAACAAGAAGTTTGGTCCAAAGTTCCTCATAGAGAAGAAAAAGATGGCAAAGTGGAGATTGTTAATGCCACACCATTAACTGATCTTACTGAGGATTTGAAAGAATGTGCAAAAACAGTATACGATGTGGACATTAGTGGAAAAGATTTCAAGGTTTATGGAAAATTTGATGGCACATTACTAACAGGCTCAATCAAGGTAAGACCAGCCGTTAACATTATTCACGATGCAATAACTACTGGCAAGATTACATCAGGAACAACTGTAATTGAAGCCACTTCAGGAAACTTTGGAATTGCATTAGGATTATTATCAAAAATTGGCGTAACTGCAATTGCACTTGTATCAAGAAAACTTCAGGAAGGAGTTTTCAAAGAATTAAGAAATGGGAATATTCGAATTATGGATTTAGATATGGACATTTGTCCTGCACCTGGAATGGAAAGTAAACAAGATGAGTTGGTTGCAAAAGCTACTGCAGCAAATGTTCGTTCTCAAATGATTGAGCTTGGATTTGAACCTGAAACCTTTGATAATAACATTGCAGACATTGAAACACTTTTAGCTAAAAAAGACATAATCAATTTAGCAAAATTCCTTGCAAAAATTTACAATTTATTTTGTCCAGAACAGTATGATAATGATCTTAACGTTGATGCACATAGAACTGTAACAGGTGTTGAAATTGATCAACAATTACATGAAAATGGAGAATCATTAGAAAATTTCAATATTGTTTGTACATTTGGAACAGGTGGAACATCTGGCGGTCTAAGTAGATACTTTGATGAAAAGTATGGTAAGAAAGGTGTTCATGTAATATTTCCTCCTGACCAACAAGATGTTGCAGGTATAAGAACAGTAGGTAATGCAGATGGTCTGAAATATTATGATCCAGAAAAATATGCAGGTAAACATCAAATTGACTTTGAGCAAGCAAAACCATTATTGAAATTCTTTGTTGACAAAGGTCATGATATGGGAGAAAGTAGTGCTCTTGAACTTTATGCAGCATTACAAATGATATACAATAATGGAGGAAACTATGTTGTTATGATTTGTGATGGAATTGGAAAATATAGAAAGAATTTTGAAAAGATTGGAAATAGTATTACACCAAATCAAGTATCACAACAAGATGTTTCATCAAGTGCAAATGACTATGATAAAGTGATATGGATTCATACTCAATATACCCCAAAAGAAGAAGGAATTGAATTATTGGCAAAATCTCTTGGAATCGATAAGAGTAAGATTATAGTTCCAAATGCCAGAACAGCACAAGAATTGCTATCTGGACAGCAGGTTCCTGAAGAAATTGACCAAGCATTACAAGAATCACAAGGAAAATCACTCATGGTTTGTATGGCAGGCAGAACATCGCTAATGGCCGCAAACGTTCTAGCCGACAAAGGAATTCAGACTGACAGTCTAACTGGAGGCATTACAGGACTTCCTGAGAGTCAGACCAAAGATTTGTCAGAGATAATAGAACAAGCCTCACAATTCTGA
- the fsa gene encoding fructose-6-phosphate aldolase translates to MKIFLDTANIDDIRKYNDMGLLDGITTNPSLLAKEGGDPHAAMEEITRIIKGDVSLEVVSTDYDGMMEEGKKLREYGEHVVVKCPMTGDGLKACKSFSEQGIPVNVTLVFSANQALLAAKAGAKYVSPFIGRLDDIGHTGMDLIREIKQVFSNYDFKTEILVASVRHPQHVVDAAKIGADVVTLPAAVLAKMLGHSLTDKGLKAFLADWNKLQSELSNKA, encoded by the coding sequence ATGAAAATTTTCCTCGATACAGCAAACATTGATGATATTAGAAAATACAACGATATGGGTTTGTTAGATGGAATTACCACAAACCCTTCTTTGCTTGCAAAGGAAGGTGGTGATCCACATGCTGCAATGGAAGAAATAACTAGAATAATCAAAGGTGATGTTAGTTTAGAAGTTGTAAGCACTGATTATGATGGAATGATGGAGGAAGGAAAAAAACTCCGAGAATATGGTGAACATGTTGTAGTAAAATGTCCAATGACCGGCGATGGACTAAAAGCTTGTAAGAGTTTTTCAGAACAGGGAATACCTGTTAATGTCACACTTGTATTTTCAGCAAACCAAGCTCTTCTTGCAGCAAAAGCAGGAGCCAAATATGTCAGTCCTTTCATTGGAAGACTAGATGATATTGGCCATACTGGTATGGACCTAATTAGAGAAATCAAACAAGTTTTCTCAAATTATGATTTTAAAACCGAAATTCTTGTTGCTAGCGTACGACATCCACAGCATGTTGTAGATGCTGCAAAAATTGGCGCTGATGTTGTAACTTTGCCTGCTGCGGTATTAGCTAAAATGCTCGGTCATTCATTAACTGATAAGGGTCTCAAAGCATTTCTTGCCGACTGGAATAAACTCCAGTCTGAGCTATCAAATAAAGCATAA
- a CDS encoding TATA-box-binding protein: MPQTKPIVSVENVVASASVDQKVDLNDITKKFPDTEYHPDQFPGLVFRLESPRTATLIFRTGKMVCTGAKSEEMAVKAVQTVVKQLRKGGIKIKKDAVITVQNIVAAINLGGKIHLEQAARKLPRSMYEPEQFPGLIHRMLDPKTVILLFASGKLVCTGAKKEADVYRSVHNLHSTLEEKELMIYDA; encoded by the coding sequence ATGCCACAGACAAAACCAATTGTAAGTGTAGAAAACGTGGTCGCTTCAGCGTCAGTTGATCAAAAAGTAGATCTTAATGATATTACTAAAAAATTTCCTGATACCGAGTACCACCCAGATCAATTTCCAGGATTAGTATTCAGATTGGAAAGTCCAAGAACTGCTACACTAATTTTTAGAACTGGTAAAATGGTATGTACCGGAGCAAAATCTGAAGAGATGGCAGTAAAAGCTGTTCAAACAGTTGTAAAACAATTACGTAAAGGAGGTATCAAAATTAAGAAAGATGCAGTCATTACAGTTCAAAATATTGTTGCAGCAATTAATCTAGGTGGCAAAATTCACTTAGAACAAGCAGCAAGAAAATTGCCAAGAAGTATGTACGAACCCGAACAATTCCCAGGTTTGATTCACAGAATGCTTGATCCAAAAACAGTAATTCTATTGTTTGCATCAGGCAAACTTGTATGCACAGGGGCTAAAAAAGAAGCAGATGTGTATAGATCCGTACATAACCTACATTCCACATTAGAAGAAAAAGAATTAATGATCTACGACGCGTAG